From the genome of Glycine max cultivar Williams 82 chromosome 2, Glycine_max_v4.0, whole genome shotgun sequence, one region includes:
- the LOC100500073 gene encoding 60S ribosomal L22 family protein, which translates to MSGAKGKKKGASFVIDCAKPVEDKIMDIASLEKFLQERIKVGGKAGALGDSITVTRDKSKITVTSDSNFSKRYLKYLTKKYLKKHNVRDWLRVIASNKERNVYELRYFNIAENEGEEED; encoded by the exons ATGAGCGGAGCGAAGGGGAAGAAGAAGGGAGCGAGCTTCGTGATCGATTGCGCGAAGCCGGTGGAGGATAAGATTATGGACATTGCTTCTCTGGAGAAGTTCCTTCAGGAGAGGATTAAGGTCGGCGGCAAGGCCGGTGCACTCGGCGATTCCATTACCGTCACCAGGGACAAGAGCAAGATCACCGTCACCTCCGACAGCAACTTCTCTAAACG GTATCTGAAATATTTGACCAAGAAGTACTTGAAAAAGCACAATGTGAGGGATTGGCTTCGCGTGATTGCATCCAACAAGGAGCGGAATGTCTATGAGTTGAGATACTTCAACATTGCTGAGAACGAGGGTGAAGAGGAAGACTGA
- the LOC100805545 gene encoding caffeoylshikimate esterase gives MDTKFKYYEVYTRNSRGMQLFTCRWVPLSSPKAIIFLCHGYAMECSTFMRACGERLANAGYAVFGVDYEGHGRSGGVRCLITKFDNVVNDCEDFFKSVCELQDYKGKPRFLYGDSMGGSVCLLLHKRDPSFWDGTILVAPMCKISDKLMKPIPIVINMLTKFEDIVPKWKIVPTKNIIDSAFKDRGKREAIRNNKLIYQDKPRLKTAMEMMRTSMSLEESLHEVTIPFLVLQGEKDTVTDPEISMALYDQASSVDKTIKLYRGMCHGVATGESDENIAIVFADIIAWLDERASKEKFDSFISNENDDGIMK, from the exons ATGGATACGAAGTTCAAATATTATGAA GTATACACGAGGAACTCAAGGGGAATGCAACTCTTTACCTGCAGATGGGTGCCTTTGTCTTCTCCGAAGGCCATTATTTTCCTTTGCCATG GTTATGCCATGGAATGTAGTACATTCATGAGAG CATGCGGAGAAAGGTTAGCCAATGCTGGATATGCAGTGTTTGGAGTCGACTATGAAGGACATGGACGTTCTGGAGGTGTTCGTTGTCTCATAACTAAGTTTGACAATGTTGTTAATGATTGTGAAGACTTTTTCAAGTCAGTTTGCG AGCTCCAAGATTACAAGGGGAAGCCTAGGTTCTTATACGGGGATTCAATGGGAGGATCAGTGTGCTTACTATTGCATAAAAGGGACCCTTCATTTTGGGACGGTACTATTCTTGTTGCACCCATGTGTaag ATATCGGACAAATTGATGAAGCCAATTCCCATAGTTATAAACATGTTAACAAAATTTGAAGATATCGTACCAAAGTGGAAAATAGTTCCCACAAAGAATATCATTGACTCTGCCTTCAAAGACCGTGGCAAAAGAGAAGCG ATAAGAAATAACAAATTGATATACCAAGACAAGCCCAGGCTAAAAACAGCAATGGAAATGATGAGAACTAGCATGAGTCTTGAAGAGAGTCTACATGAG GTTACAATTCCATTTTTAGTGTTACAAGGAGAGAAAGATACAGTGACAGACCCAGAAATAAGCATGGCATTATATGATCAAGCTAGTAGTGTAGACAAGACAATCAAATTATATCGTGGAATGTGTCACGGCGTAGCAACTGGGGAGAGTGATGAAAACATTGCAATTGTGTTTGCAGACATCATAGCTTGGTTAGACGAGCGCGCTAGCAAGGAaaaatttgattcctttataTCAAATGAAAATGACGATGGCATTATGAAATAG
- the LOC100788050 gene encoding blue-light photoreceptor PHR2, with protein MEAEKHEAALAVASVSLSLPRVLPFFQPTTPQPTKLKVPTQASSLTHLSLSTPSKTSFKSTISSTPLHAPLSLGPHRPRDPSNAAALRRAAVVWFRNDLRLLDNECLTAANNESLSVLPVYCFDPADYGKSASGFDKTGPYRAAFLIDSVSDLRRNLQARGSDLVVRVGKPEAVLVELAKAVGADAVYAHREVSHDEAKAEERVEAAMKEENVEVKYFWGSTLYHVDDLPFQLEDMPSNYGGFRDRVQKLEVRKTIEALDQLKGMPSRGDVEPGEIPSLMDLGLNPSATMSQNGKCVANASMVGGETEALQKLKKFAAECAAQPHKGFKDGTQSIYGANFSCKISPWLAMGCLSPRTMYEELKKTAGRVISASSNRNDGGNGSSRTGTNWLMFELLWRDFFRFITKKYSTAKKQLEAAPATACAGAFA; from the exons ATGGAAGCAGAGAAGCATGAAGCAGCATTGGCAGTGGCCTCAGTCTCCCTCTCTCTCCCCAGAGTTTTGCCCTTCTTCCAACCCACCACCCCTCAGCCAACCAAGCTCAAAGTCCCAACCCAGGCCTCATCCCTCACACACCTTTCTCTCTCCACTCCTTCCAAAACCTCCTTCAAATCCACCATCTCCTCCACCCCCCTTCACGCCCCTCTCTCCCTCGGCCCCCACCGCCCCCGCGACCCCTCCAACGCCGCCGCCCTCCGCCGCGCCGCAGTAGTCTGGTTCCGCAACGACCTCCGCCTCCTCGACAACGAGTGCCTCACCGCCGCCAACAACGAGTCCCTCTCCGTCCTCCCCGTCTACTGCTTCGACCCCGCCGACTACGGTAAGTCGGCCTCCGGCTTCGACAAGACCGGCCCCTACCGCGCCGCCTTCCTCATCGACTCTGTCTCCGACCTCCGCCGTAACCTCCAGGCTCGCGGCTCCGATCTCGTCGTTCGCGTTGGGAAGCCCGAGGCGGTGCTGGTGGAGCTCGCCAAGGCCGTCGGGGCCGACGCCGTGTACGCGCACCGAGAGGTCTCGCACGACGAGGCGAAGGCGGAGGAGAGGGTGGAGGCGGCCATGAAGGAGGAGAATGTGGAGGTGAAGTACTTCTGGGGAAGCACGTTGTATCACGTGGACGATTTGCCTTTTCAATTGGAGGACATGCCTTCCAATTACGGAGGGTTTAGGGATAGGGTTCAGAAATTGGAGGTAAGGAAGACAATTGAGGCATTAGATCAGCTTAAGGGAATGCCTTCTCGCGGTGATGTTGAGCCTGGGGAGATTCCTTCTTTAATGGACCTAGGCCTTAATCCATCTGCAACAATGTCACAG AATGGAAAGTGCGTTGCTAATGCTTCTATGGTAGGAGGGGAGACTGAGGCACTGCAGAAGCTTAAAAAATTTGCAGCTGAGTGTGCAGCTCAGCCACACAAGGGGTTTAAGGATGGAACACAGAGTATATATGGTGCCAACTTCTCCTGCAAGATTTCTCCGTGGTTGGCAATGGGATGCCTTTCCCCTCGCACAATGTATGAAGAACTGAAGAAGACTGCCGGCAG AGTCATTTCTGCTTCGTCCAACCGGAATGATGGTGGTAATGGCTCGTCCAGAACTGGAACAAATTGGTTGATGTTTGAGTTGCTATGGAGGGACTTCTTTAG gtttataacaaaaaaatacagtACTGCAAAGAAACAGCTGGAAGCTGCTCCAGCCACTGCATGTGCTGGTGCATTTGCTTAA
- the LOC102670073 gene encoding uncharacterized protein — MGRDPIKQAQLCKKCSDPWPCSFLYRKKNGRRPGRRRSVLLPHRRGYDSFRSGNNIAYSTLLESQNNRPNERNFKLFFRPVQSGACVLTRQQGQWFDRGAVAGAAAAGTRSWSQVIGIAGLVSVFSAAADYSRAS, encoded by the exons ATGGGCCGAGACCCAATTAAACAGGCCCAATTGTGTAAAAAATGCTCCGATCCCTGGCCCTGCTCCTTCCTCTACAGaaagaaaaatggaagaagacCTGGACGGCGTCGTTCTGTGCTCCTCCCTCACCGTCGAGGCTATGATTCGTTTCGGAGCGGTAACAACATCGCCTATTCTACCTTGCTTGAATCGCAAAATAATAGACCTAATGAAAGAAACTTTAAATTGTTCTTCAGACCGGTGCAATCTGGGGCTTGTGTGCTGACTCGTCAACAAG GTCAATGGTTTGATCGGGGGGCTGTAGCAGGTGCAGCAGCTGCTGGGACACGAAGTTGGTCACAGGTGATAGGGATAGCTGGTTTGGTTTCTGTTTTCTCTGCTGCAGCTGACTATTCCAGAGCATCCTAA